A genomic region of Candidozyma auris chromosome 5, complete sequence contains the following coding sequences:
- the NHX1 gene encoding bifunctional K:H/Na:H antiporter NHX1, which produces MLANVTAVVAKQAALKGIGYLLKRAVSDEDDLPDVTTPDPEEDADPVTEEMFSSWALFILLFLLCSALWSSYYLQQRRIKAIHETVLSIFYGMVVGLIIRVAPGHYIQDAVKFKSGYFFNILLPPIILNSGYELHQANFFRNIGSILTFAIPGTFISALVLGVILYIWTALGVDGVKLEFVDTLAVGATLSATDPVTILSIFNAYKVDPKLYTIIFGESLLNDAISIVMFETCAKFHGKKVTFSSFFEGVALFLMTFTISTFIGIAIGIIVALILKHSHIRRYPQIETCLVLLFAYQSYFFSNGAHMSGIVSLLFCGITLKHYAYFNMSRRTQIATKYIFQFLAQLSENFIFIYLGLSLFTEVELVFKPLLIIVTFISICIARWCAVFPLSRLLNFLYRSRFERFSRNTVMSGGISSQSQPEDISHSYQMMIFWAGLRGAVGVALALGIQGEAKWTLLATVLVVVVLTVIFFGGTTASMLEILGIKVGCVEENDSDDEFDIEAPRVALESTPSVNIMGSRRYENNPYANGNSSTNFRNTSNTSLPYIKNSSLSNSRNNSQPDLANDDDELNGSDVDDMLTTSNNLPGANSSSAAQVNNGILGAFLSAEEHAKWFTKFDEEVLKPVLLDKMPGQRGNDNNDGSPV; this is translated from the coding sequence ATGCTTGCAAATGTCACCGCCGTCGTTGCTAAGCAAGCCGCTCTTAAGGGCATTGGATATCTTCTCAAGCGTGCCGTATCAGACGAAGACGACCTACCCGATGTGACCACTCCCGATCCCGAGGAGGACGCTGACCCCGTTACCGAGGAGATGTTCTCTTCGTGGGCTCTTTTCATTCTTCTATTCCTCCTATGTCTGGCGTTGTGGTCGTCATACTATCTACAGCAACGCCGCATCAAGGCAATTCACGAGACGGTGTTGTCTATATTTTACGGAATGGTTGTGGGGTTGATTATTCGAGTGGCCCCTGGCCATTACATCCAAGACGCAGTGAAGTTCAAGTCGGGCTACTTTTTCAATATTTTGTTACCGCCTATCATTTTGAATTCGGGTTATGAGCTACATCAGGCCAATTTTTTCAGAAACATCGGCTCCATCTTGACCTTTGCCATACCGGGAACGTTTATATCCGCCTTGGTCCTTGGCGTGATCTTGTACATCTGGACGGCATTGGGCGTTGATGGCGTCAAGCTCGAGTTTGTTGATACTTTGGCTGTCGGTGCTACCTTGTCTGCCACCGATCCAGTCACCATCTTGTCCATCTTCAATGCCTATAAGGTGGACCCAAAGCTTTACACGATCATTTTTGGAGAGTCGCTCTTGAATGATGCTATTTCCATTGTCATGTTCGAAACATGCGCCAAGTTCCACGGCAAAAAAGTcaccttctcctccttctttgaaggTGTGGCATTATTCTTAATGACCTTCACGATTTCCACTTTTATCGGCATTGCAATTGGTATCATTGTGgccttgatcttgaaaCACTCGCACATCAGGCGCTATCCGCAAATCGAAACTTGTTTAGTTTTGCTCTTCGCCTACCAATCATACTTCTTTTCCAATGGTGCCCACATGTCTGGAATTGtctctttgcttttctGCGGCATCACCTTGAAGCACTATGCTTACTTCAACATGTCCAGACGAACACAAATCGCCACAAAATATATCTTTCAGTTTCTTGCTCAGCTATCGGAAAACTTTATCTTTATCTACTTGGGTTTGTCCTTGTTCACTGAGGTTGAGTTGGTATTCAAGCCATTATTGATTATTGTCACTTTTATTTCCATCTGTATCGCCCGTTGGTGTGCTGTGTTCCCTCTCTCTAGGCTCTTGAACTTCCTTTATCGTTCGAGATTCGAAAGATTTAGCAGAAACACCGTCATGTCTGGTGGCATCTCTTCCCAGTCTCAACCAGAAGATATAAGCCATCTGTATCAAATGATGATATTCTGGGCCGGATTAAGAGGTGCGGTTGGTGTTGCCTTGGCTTTAGGTATCCAAGGTGAAGCCAAGTGGACTCTTCTAGCAACGGTGTTGGTTGTTGTCGTACTCACCGTCATCTTTTTTGGAGGCACCACAGCTTCTATGCTTGAAATACTAGGTATTAAAGTTGGTTGTGTGGAAGAGAATGACTCTGACGATGAGTTTGACATTGAAGCACCTAGAGTTGCTCTTGAATCTACCCCAAGTGTTAACATCATGGGTAGTCGAAGATACGAAAACAATCCTTACGCTAACGGCAATTCAAGCACCAACTTCAGAAATACCAGCAACACGAGTCTTCCGTACATAAAGAACTCCAGTCTACTGAACTCAAGGAATAATTCACAGCCTGACCTAGCcaacgatgatgatgagttgaaTGGAAGTGATGTCGACGACATGTTGACGacctccaacaacttgcCTGGAGCGAACTCTTCATCTGCCG